Proteins encoded by one window of Elaeis guineensis isolate ETL-2024a chromosome 12, EG11, whole genome shotgun sequence:
- the LOC105054568 gene encoding probable carboxylesterase 8: MLLAVHRWTRRAVRGFQLLLLILHPTQADHARVPKMGDVGGAAPAKGTSLFLQIVEHQDGTISRPTVPVVPPTGDDHPDSSSVLSKDVPLDPTHKSFLRIYRPNLPSSQKLPIVIFFHGGGFVVFSTASVFYHGFCEQMAAALPALVISLDYRLAPEHRLPAAYEDAVEAILWVRAQAQDPAAGEPWVTSGDFSRCFLMGSSSGANMAYHAGLRAVALELQPIRLVGLILNQPYFGGVERTRSELASEEDVVLPLCANDMMWRLALPEGADRDHEFSNPVVAPPRPIRLPRCMVKGCQGDPLIDRQRAFVKMLEEEEGASVVARLDEGGFHAIELFDPGRGQALFAEVRDFISSSVVDAAAAS; encoded by the coding sequence ATGTTGTTAGCCGTCCACCGGTGGACACGTCGCGCTGTCCGCGGCTTCCAGCTACTCCTATTAATTCTACACCCAACGCAAGCAGACCACGCAAGAGTTCCAAAAATGGGAGACGTCGGTGGTGCAGCCCCAGCCAAGGGCACCAGCCTCTTCCTCCAAATCGTCGAACACCAGGACGGCACTATATCCCGTCCCACCGTCCCAGTCGTTCCCCCCACCGGCGACGACCACCCCGACTCCTCCTCCGTCCTCTCCAAGGACGTCCCTCTCGACCCCACTCACAAGAGTTTTCTCCGGATCTACCGTCCCAATCTCCCCTCCTCCCAAAAGCTCCCCATCGTCATCTTCTTCCACGGAGGCGGATTCGTCGTGTTCAGCACCGCCTCCGTTTTCTACCACGGATTCTGCGAGCAGATGGCCGCAGCGCTCCCCGCGTTGGTCATCTCTCTCGACTACCGTCTCGCCCCGGAGCACCGCCTCCCCGCGGCCTACGAGGATGCGGTGGAGGCGATCCTCTGGGTCCGAGCCCAAGCCCAGGACCCGGCAGCGGGAGAGCCGTGGGTAACGAGCGGGGACTTCTCCCGCTGCTTTCTGATGGGCAGCAGCTCCGGGGCCAATATGGCCTACCACGCCGGGCTGCGTGCCGTGGCCCTGGAGCTGCAGCCCATAAGGCTTGTCGGGCTGATCCTGAACCAGCCCTACTTTGGAGGGGTGGAGAGAACCCGTTCCGAGTTGGCGTCGGAGGAGGACGTGGTCCTTCCCCTCTGCGCCAACGACATGATGTGGCGTCTGGCGCTACCGGAAGGAGCTGACAGAGACCACGAATTCTCCAACCCGGTGGTGGCGCCGCCTAGGCCGATTCGGCTCCCCAGGTGCATGGTGAAGGGCTGCCAAGGGGATCCGCTGATCGACAGGCAGCGGGCGTTTGTGAagatgctggaggaggaggagggcgcGAGTGTGGTGGCTAGGCTCGATGAGGGTGGATTCCATGCTATTGAGCTCTTTGATCCCGGCCGGGGACAGGCTTTGTTTGCAGAGGTTCGTGATTTCATCTCTTCTTCGGTTGTTGACGCCGCTGCTGCTTCATGA